The region TCATTTTACAATGGAATCAAGCTAATTCCATTTTCACTATATGATAATtacataactatatttttctgtCTTTAGAAGACACTAGAAAGTACCTATAAAAATAGCAAGATATCTTAACGACAACGACAATGAAACATACATGTAATCCTAGTAAAACCGTGCATGGCCAACCGTTCCAACCATGTCAGCCAcccaataaatattttagatggCGTTCCGTTGACACAATGGCTCACATTCCGGTAACTCACGGTGTACGCATAGCAGATTTGGCCCCCACTTTATTAGTTTAatcacgtacgtacgtgcgacTTAGCGTGCTACTTAATCCCACCTAAAATCCGCTCACACGAAACATCTCTGAAATCCTCAGGTGACGCCGACGCGATTGTCGTCCATgtccacgccggcgccggcgaggctctGACGAGTAGGCCATGCGCGAGTCTGTCGAGGACGCCGTCcaccacgccgtcgtcgccgtcgccgccgcggcgctcgtGGCGCTGGCCGTCGCGCTGTTCCTGCTCTGGCGCAAGAAGCGCGTGGCGAGGgcgcgcggtggcgccgccggcggtggtgatggcgatggcgacgacggtgcGGCTGTCGCGGTCGCGGTGGCGCAGGCGCTGCCGGTGATCCCGCTTGCTGATGTCGAGCGCGCCACTGACGGGTTCCACCCGAGGCGGGTGATCGGGCAGGGGAGGCACTTCACCGTCTacgaggcggcgccggggctCGCCGCCAAGCGCATGCGGCCGCACCTCGTGCTTGGGGAGCCCGGCGGGCGCCGCTTCCCCGCCGCGGTCCGGtcgctcgccgtgccgccgcacCCCAACCTCGCCGGCATCGTCGCCCTCTCCGAGGGCCCTGGGGAGCGCGTCCTCATCGTCGAGCGGGCGTCCCCCGGGTCGGTCGGTCTCGACGCCCTCCTGCACGGTGCCGGGCCACCGCACAAGCCGCTGCCATCGTGGCCGGAGCGcgccgcggtcgccgccggcgcggcgcgcgggctggcgcaCCTGCACGAGCACGGCGTGGCGCACGGCCGCGTGCGTCCACGCAACGTGCTCGTCGACCCGGCCATCGCGGCGCGAGGCCCCTACGACGTCAGGGTCACCGACTACGGCCTGTCCACCTTCCTCCACGAtggtgacgacggcgacggcgacggccgcctcGACGCCCGCGCGGAGAACGACGTCTACATGTTCGGCGCGGTGCTGCTCCAGCTCCTCACCGGCCGGCAATGGGACGGCGGCCGTCTGGCGCACTGGGCGCTCCCACTGATACGCACACGCCCGCCGGCGCTGGCCGAGGTGCTCGACCAGCGCGCCGGCGAACCAGCCGACAAGGCGGAGTCCCGTCTGCTCGCGAGGACGGCCAGGGTGGCGTTGGCGTGCGTCGCAAACGACGGGCGCAGCCGTCCAAGAATGGCAGAGGTGTCGGCCATCCTCGACGACGTGGAGGCAGCCTACCGGCGCAGCGACAGCACGCCGAAGGGCGAGgagaacggcggcgaggagcggttCAGTGGGTGCCTTCTCGGGCGGAGCCGGAGCACGCGCAGGTCGGCGACGCTGCTCCGGCTTCCCGTGTGACAACAGTGATACTCCATTAGCTCACTGTTCATCCAttcatggttaattaattggatTCTTTGGCGTGTCAAGTGATCAACTCATTAATTAGctcctttcaaaaaaaaactcattaaTTAGCTAGGATAGCCGTAGGAATTACAGAACGTTCTTGCTTGGTAGAACATGGGCATACTTTTGCGTAAAAAATCatcttttgtgtgtgtttctcGTCTCCTGTTTCTACCTACTAGCAAAATACTCTCGTGTTttgctatataaatatattacaaaatgttataaaaattttttatcaactatactaatatcatttatttgaactaaatatagactattccATAATATCAGAAAATACATCGActaatttgcaaaaaataccaCCGGAGACATttaaatagtatagatatttataagctaaaatataaatttaaaatatgattttaaagtattttcatcataatttattttttagttttggtttttaacTCGTAAagaacacttatataaaaaatttatttacaaattatttttagtttgcaatTACAACTATCATGGCAGATGTTGACTGGAATGTACAGGATATGGACTGCTTTTAGTAAGGCGATtaaatttctgaaaaaaaaaaagagaaaagaatattGTTTCCGATCGTTCGTGATCACATTCAGACAGTGTACTTTCACCGGCTGAAATGCGAATAATGGCAGAGGATGCCTGGCGTATACTCAACCACGAATAAGTGCCATTTCCTCGAGTTGTATTTTATCCTTGTGGATGTTTTTCAATACAaaaccactttttttttttagcttttgatgCCAATCAGATTATACGGAGGCAAATGgtttatttaatcatttgtatACGAGCACTCCTGAGTCCCTtcaagacttttttttttttcaccgtgttcatttctctcctttttagttttgtacCGGCAGCAGTATAGGTGCGATGACCTAaaaataaggtttttctgCCACGGAGTTATTAGCTGGTAGAATTTGTTGAACTCTCATAGATGACGACCTCTAAAGCTTCTGTCTTCGCTAGCATATTGCAAGTGAGTTACAAcagatttaaattaaaaaatatcattaaaaagTTATTACCATTATTTTCAACTTATGTTATATCTCTATAATggcatatatttgttactaaTTTAAGATTCTTGGGCTTTacagttcttttttctctttcattaAAAGAGAGTGGGTGTGGGTGGCCCTCTGGCCcatctttatttcttttaaaaaaataagaagttGATGGTGAGTGGCGAATATATTACCACTCACCATCACCACTATTTAtccttatgttttttaataattatatcgcaccgttgacttttagacatgacgtttgattattcattttattagaACATTTTGagtaaatatgtataaatataaatcatactaaaagttcttttaatgataaaacaagttataataaaataaataatattacatCTCTTTCACATCTATCCATTCCTAGGTTTATATGGATAGTATGAAtttgaatacaaatatataaattgctCCATGCATGAATCTAGATATGatcaaaacatattataatataaaagatagGGAGTATTTtcatagttttttaataaaagaatttGTTAAACATCATATCCAAAATCCAACCATCGTCATGTAAATGGAGTATTTGTCTTAGGACACTTGACATTAACAATATCCTTGCTCCTGAACTCCTTTCAAAGACCTAGTTTGTCCAGCCTAATTAGGTTGTCTTCCTTTCTAGccgaagatgaaagattatctaatttttatgatagttatttaatggtgtaaatgataaaattagctAGTACAAAGTTAAAATCTATATTAGAAATGTACTACGATGAACTTCTataaagaaacttttttacggaaaatacattgtttagtagttcaggaatcatgcatgcaaaaagGTGAGGAAAATATGAGAATAACTGAGGGAAAATGATGTTGCCTTAGCGGTATCCCTAGTGATGTGGACTTAGACCCCtatcatttagttttttctctgatatatttgcaaataaaaataatttatgaataaaactttatatatgtaaatgaaaaataatttttaaataaaattttatatacatgtgctcaaataatctaaaatcattgattaaaataaactatgagaAAAAAACTCAATATAATGCAACCTGCGCTTGCTGGGCATCCCAACATGTTGGGGATAGCAGCAAAGTGAAGAGTAGCGGTGCCGGTAGGTGCTATTAAGGAGGCCGATCCATGGGACATGCATGGGTTATTGTGGAGAGTGGCCTAAACCAGGGGACAAGTCAGCGCAATAAGCAATGAACTATTCCGCAAATGGAAAGCAATGCTCATTGAACACCACAAAATGATTGAAATATATACCCTATTGAAAATAGGGTCAACACATCGGTAGCATAATCTAAGAAGACACATGTAGTAAAGCAAGGAGAGCTTATTAGGTGTAGTTCAGAAAGGTTGGGGTGGCACTTACAACCAAAGACATAGGGATGATCATAGGAAGGATTAGGCATAAAGGGCATAATATGGTGTGTGGTGATTGAGGGTTTTATTGGGATGACGGTTAATGAGATGGGTAGAAGTATGGAGGGCTTCTACCCAAAAGAACCTAGGAGGTTGGCTTGAAAAAGTAGGGAATGAAGGATGTTATTAATGGAATGAAGAATGCATTCGGTTTTACTATTTTGGGGAGAAGTGTAGGGCAAGACATTCACATGATGGCATCGTTGGTTAGGATGAAGCGGGTAACATAGTTGTCAAACTTACGACCATTGTCATACTTAATCGAGCGAATAATGGTGGAAATTGTGTCttaacataagcaaaaaaaagtatgGCATGGTAGAGAAGGTATTTGATTTAAGACAAAGCTGAGAAGTCAACACAAAGTGAGAACAATCGTCAAGAATAACTAAATAGTATTTAAAGCCAGGCACACTAGGAACAAGAGAGGTACATAAATCACTATTTATTAACTCAAAATTGGTAGAACCACCAATAAAGGAACAAGTAAAAAGATGGATGAGATTACCAAGCTGATAGGAATGACAAATAGGACAACTAACGCGCATGCTTGACGTAGGAGGGCATCACAAGTAAGATGTCCAAGACGGCAACGCCATAGAACATCGGAGACTGTGATGGTAGTTCAGGGATGCGGTTGTAATTGACGACGAGGGCACTAAGAAGAAGGGATATGAGGTCTCCCGTTGCACCAGATGATCTCACTCCTGGTAAGAATATTCTTCATAAAAAGACCAAAAGGGTCAAACTCGATATCACACCAATTATCAATGCAAAAACAACGAACAAAAATGAGATTTTTGATGATCAGGCAGACACAAGGACACTAGTAAGATAAAAACTATAACCAGGTTGGTGAAGGGCTATTTGACCAATATAGGATATAGTTAGAAGCCAGTGTCGACAACTTTATGGGAAGGAGTAGAGAAGTGGGTTGGTAACAGGTGGTGAGAGTATAGGTGTCAGAGGTGATGTGGGAAGTCCACCTATATCCATATACCAATCTACCGATGAAGGTTGTTGAAGTTTTGTGGTCCTGAAGATGGTGGCGAGAGACTATTGATCACATTGAGGGGGGCATTGTGAAACTAGTTGGTGGATTGTCCTTCTAGTGTGGTGGGCTGCCTTTGAAGTTGAAAGGCATTCTAGAAGGTTGGGTGTGCCTGTTGAAGGCCCATAGCGGTGGCAGGAGAGTTGCTAGTCGAGCCAAGCGGGTGGAGGCCATGAAGGGAGGCCTAGGGCACAGATGGCCTAGCCGCCGCTATTGCCATTGTTTTGGCTGTCGCCACCATCGGTTGTTGTTATTGCCACGGTTTTGacaggagttgaaggagttgttTGGAGCACCAAAACCATCAGAGTGTGCCAGATTGACACCCCTCCCTCCCCGGAGGTAGAGCAACCGTTGCTATTTTGGTCAGTGGTGACAAGGGCGGTGATCGTACCTACAAGTCAATGTCCATTGGTGAGTTCTTCTAGGAGGGGTTGCGATTGGGCTTCAACAAAGATCAGGAACGATCACTGAGAAAGGAGGGTTTGTAGAATGCCAAATCTCTCATGGAGACCTTAAATTAAGAAGAGGACAAGAGTGGGATCTGCCAAGGACTTGAGACGTTAGCAATAATCATTGATTGAGAGGTCTACCTAGGAGAAGTTGTGAAATTCAGTGAACAAGTGAACTGCATGGCATTCCCGGATGCCAAGAATTGGCTCCCTATGGCACACTAAATGGAGCGAGCGGTGGCATATGATGATATAGCGGACACCATGATATAAACAGAGATGGAACCAAGGAGCCAGTCGAGTACAACACAGTCCATCTAAAGCAAATGTGCATTGTTGGTGTAAAAGTGGTCGAATAGAATGTGGTCGGCGAGAGCATATTTGATGAGAGCGACGAGGAAGAGGCCACACCACTTGGAGTTGCCGAATCGAATATACTTCCACTAGTTCGATGCCTCCTTCACTGCGTTGATCTGGCCATGGATTTTATGGTAGCACCATAGAGGGCTACCAACCTACTAGATCTAGAGTTgcagctctgataccaatgtCAAATCCCAAGATGCAAATCCCCTGGAACCCAAACGAATTCAGAGAACGATAGCGTATTCAGAGAACGAATTCAGTGAACAATAGCGTATTCAGAGGACGATATGTGGTTGCCGCAAGACAAGAAAAACTAAGTTACTTCTATGCCTAACAGATATTAGAATTAGGGCTCAT is a window of Oryza brachyantha chromosome 8, ObraRS2, whole genome shotgun sequence DNA encoding:
- the LOC121055158 gene encoding probable receptor-like protein kinase At2g47060 — encoded protein: MRESVEDAVHHAVVAVAAAALVALAVALFLLWRKKRVARARGGAAGGGDGDGDDGAAVAVAVAQALPVIPLADVERATDGFHPRRVIGQGRHFTVYEAAPGLAAKRMRPHLVLGEPGGRRFPAAVRSLAVPPHPNLAGIVALSEGPGERVLIVERASPGSVGLDALLHGAGPPHKPLPSWPERAAVAAGAARGLAHLHEHGVAHGRVRPRNVLVDPAIAARGPYDVRVTDYGLSTFLHDGDDGDGDGRLDARAENDVYMFGAVLLQLLTGRQWDGGRLAHWALPLIRTRPPALAEVLDQRAGEPADKAESRLLARTARVALACVANDGRSRPRMAEVSAILDDVEAAYRRSDSTPKGEENGGEERFSGCLLGRSRSTRRSATLLRLPV